The Dehalococcoidia bacterium genomic interval CGGCAACCACCTCCACTTCGAGGTTCATCTCAACGGGGCCATCGTCAACCCGCTGATCTATCTGCCCTAGCCGGACCGGACCCCTCATTCTCCTTTGTCAGTGTTGTGATGCTTGTCACAACCGCGCTGGCGGTGTACAATCCGTTAGAACCTTTAAGTCCGGTCCCGTGAGGCCGGGAAGGTAAGCCTGCAAGTTCGTCTCGCCCGTAGGGCGTCCGAGCCATACAGCTAACCTCACTGACCTCCGGGAGTACCCTGAGGTCTTTCTTTATGCCGGAGCGGGTCCTCCTCACAGCCGATGACATGCGCCGCGCCCTGGTGCGCATGGCGCATCAGATACTCGAGGCGAACCGCGGCAGCGCCAACCTGCTCCTGGTTGGCATGCGCACCCGGGGCGTCCCGCTCGCCCGCCGGCTGGGCGCCCTGATCAGCCAGATCGAGGGCTCGGACGTCGAGACGGCCGAACTCGACATCACCTCCTACCGCGACGACAGGCCACGGACGGGGGCGGCCAACGGCAGCGCCCTGACGCCCCCGCTTGACCCGACAGGGAAGAAGGTTGTCCTGGTAGATGACGTACTCTTTACCGGGCGCTCCATCCGGGCGGCGATGGATGCCATCATGGACCTCGGCCGGCCGGAGCGGATCCAGCTCGCCGTGCTGGTCGACCGTGGCCATCGCGAGCTCCCCATCCGGCCCGACTACGTCGGCAAGAACGTGCCGACCGCCTCGCACGAGCGTATCCAGGTCCACCTGGTGGAGACGGATGGCTGCGATGAGACCTTGATCGCGAACGGGGCCATCGCGCCCAGGACGGAGTTGGCGGCCAAATGATGCAAGAAAGGACGGCGGCGAGATGTTGAACCTGTTTGGTCGCAGCATCGTCTCGGTGGATGACCTCTCCAACGAGGAGATCGAGGAGATCTTCCTCCTGGCAGACCAGATCCGCGACTCGCGTGACTCCTTCATGGACCGCCTACGCGGCCGGATCATGGCGACCCTCTTTTACGAGCCCAGCACCCGCACCCGCCTCTCCTTCGAGAGCTCCATGCAACGCCTGGGAGGCGGCGTCATCTCGGCCTGGGACATGGCGGCGTCCTCGGTCTCGAAGGGGGAGACGCTGGCCGACACGGTCCGGGTGGTCGGCAAGTACGCGGACGTGCTGGTGCTGCGCCACTCCTCCGAAGGCGCGGCACGGTACGCCTCGGAACTTGCCGGAGTCCCGGTAGTGAATGCCGGTGACGGCGCCCACGAGCACCCAACTCAGACCCTGTGCGACCTCTACACGCTGCGGTCGAAGCACGGCCACCTCGCCGGGCTCAAGGTGGCGATCTGCGGCGACCTCCAGTACGGGCGCACAATCCACTCGCTCATCTACGCCCTTGCCCGCTTCGGAGCCAGCGTAATTCTGCTCCCCGGCGGCGACCGCGAGCTCCCCGAGCACCTGCACCGGAAGCTATCGCGTGACTACGGTGTCGACCTCATGAAGGCGAAGATTGGTATGCTCCGCGCCCTCTACGGTGGTGAGGATGCGGAGGTCGGCCCGGAAAATATGGTCGATGCCGTCTATGTGACCCCTACCCAGTCGCACCAGCTCAGCCTGCTGACGGAGGACGAAGTCCGGATCAACTTCCAGGGCGTCCAACTCTATATCACTCGCGCCCAGAAGGAGCGCTGGGCAGCCGGCGAGCAGGCGCCGCCCTTGTACCCTAAGGTTAACGCCAGGGTCCTGTCTCTGCCCGAGTTCAAGGACACCTCCATCCTCCACCCTCTGCCCCGGGTAGACGAGATCAGCCCGGAGGTGGATGAGGACCCGCGCAGTCTCTATTTCCAGCAGGCAGCGAACGGCATCCCGATCCGTATGGCGCTCCTCCTGGGCATCCTCGGCCAGCCCGCCACCGCGGCCGCTCGTCCACCGGAGAAGTACCAGCTGCACAGCGCTCGCGGCGGCACCCGCTGCGAAAACCAGGCCTGCGTCACCCGCACGGAAAACGTCCCGGTTGCGCGGTTCAGGCTTATCCCCGAAACGGACGGCTACCGCCTGCGTTGCGCTTACTGCGACAGCGACTTCCTGGCGACTTACTACGGAAACACTCAGAGCAAGGTGTTTCACAGCGTGCGTGAGCTCGCTCGCGAGGCGCCCAGCCGCGAGCACGTGGTCTTCTTCAAGTCTGAAGCCGATGCGCTAGAGGCCGGGTTCAGGCCCGCGAGCCCTCACACCCGGCGCGCGCCGAGCAAAGATGCCGTTTGGCCGCCCCTCCTGAAGAAGCCGGCTGTGAGCGGCGCCCGGCCCTCGAAGCGCCATCAGGTCGTCTCTGTTTAGGACGGCCATGCTTTCAGGGGACCTCCTCATCTGCGGCGGCCGCGTGCTCGACCCTGCTGCCAGCCTGGACCTCGAAGCCGGCTGCGTCCTCGTGAGCGAAGGCCGCGTCATCCGGGTGGCGCCCTCGCTCGAGGCGAAAGGGGCGCGCGTGCTCGACGCGCGGGGCATGGTGGTGGCTCCCGGCTTCGTGGACCTGCACACTCATCTCCGCGAGCCAGGATTCGAGTACAAGGAGACGATCGAGACAGGGACGCAGGCCGCCGCGCGTGGCGGGTTCACGACCGTCTGCGCCATGCCAAACACGCAGCCGCCGCTGGACAGCCGCGAGACCGTCGACTTCGTCCGCAAGCGCGCCGCCGAACGCGGCCTCGTCCGCGTCCTGCCCATCGGCTGCGTGACGAAGGGCCGCGTCGGCGTCGAGCTTGCGGACCTCGCGGAGCTTGCGGCGGCCGGCTGCGTCGCCTTCAGCGACGATGGCTCTCCCGTCGCAGACGCGGGCCTCATGCGGCGCGCCCTCGAAGCCGCCCGCGACCTCGGGCTCGCGATCATCGACCACTGCGAGGCGCCCGCCATGTCCGGCGGCAGCATGCACGAGGGCTGGGTTTCGGCCCGGTTGGGGCTGAAGGGCATCCCGGCCGCCTCAGAGGAGACGACCGTGGCCCGCGACATAGCGCTGGCGCGCGAGACGGGCTCACACGTGCACATCGCCCACGTGAGCACAGCTGGCAGTGTCGCGCTCGTGCGCGAGGCGAAGGCGCGGGGGGTGCGCGTCACGGCCGAGGTCACACCCCACCACCTGACGCTGACGCACGAAGCGGTCTTGAGGCAGGATGTCGGCGCGGAGCCGCCCTACGACACCAATGCCAAGATGTACCCGCCGCTACGGTCGGCTGAGGACGTAGCTGCCTGCGTCGCGGGTTTGCTGGACGGCACGATCGATGCCATCGCTACGGACCACGCCCCGCACGCTCAGGGCGACAAGTCTTGCAGCTTCGAGGCTGCCGCCTTCGGCATGGTTGGCCTGGAGACCGCCCTTGCCCTCGTGCTGACCCGCGCCCCGTCCATCGGCCTGGTCCGCGCGGTCGAGGCGCTGACTATCGGCCCCGTCCGCGCCCTCGGGCTGGACCGCTTCGTGCCTGGCGCGGGCACTCTCAGGCCCGGCGCCCCCGCGGACATCGTCGTGTTCGACCCGGCCGCCGAGTGGCAGGTAAGGCCCGGCGACTTCGCTTCCAGGGGAAAGAACACGCCCCTGGCCGGCGCGACCCTGCGGGGGCTGGTCGTCGCCACGATCTTCGGCGGCACTGTCGTCTTCGCGCGAGAAGGAGTTGAGGTTTGACCGCAGCGCCCAGCTTCGATGTCCGCGGCGAAGTCGCCCTCCTGACGGCCGCGCTCAAGGGCCGCGCCGACCCGTCGTACGAGTGGGGAATGCGGCGCACCGTCCCCTCACAACAGCCTGCACATGCGGTCCGCGTCCCAGAAGTCAGAAGGGTCGCCGCCGCCTGGGCGCGGGAGCACCGCAGCCTGCCCGCGGGCGCTTTCACGGCGCTCGCCCAGGCCCTCTGGGACACGGGCTGGCGTGAGGAGCGCCTGCTTGCTGTGTACCTGCTGAGCCGGCGGAAGGCTGTCATGGAGACGCTGCCCTGGGACACCATAGAGGCCTGGGCGGCGGGCATCGACAACTGGGAGCACGTCGACAACCTCGCTGGCCTCACCGGCCGCATGCTCGTCACCAGGCCGGAACTCATCGACAGAGTGATGGCGCTGGCTGCTAGCGACCATGTCTGGAAGCGCCGCTTAGCCATCGTCACGCTCATCGAGGCCGCCCGCGACGACCCGGCCTGGTTGCCGCACCTCCGCGCGGTGGCGGAGGGCCTGCGCGGCGACCGCGGCCCCACGATGCGCAAAGCCCTCGACTGGGCCCGCCGCGCGGCGAAGAAAGTGGAGGCCAAGGGTGCCTGAGCCTGCCTTCCTCGTCCTAGAAGACGGCACCGTATATGAAGGCCGGGCCTTCGGCGCAGCGGCAGAGGCCACGGGCGAGGTCGTCTTCAACACTTCAATGACCGGCTACCAGGAGGCGCTCACCGACCCCTCCTACGCGGGTCAGATCCTGGTCATGACCTACCCCATCCAGGGCAATTACGGCACCAACGCCCGCGACGACGAGTCGCGTCGCGTGCAGGTGAACGCCTTCGTCGTGCGCGAATACTGCGAGGCGCCCAGCCATCGCCTGCTGACGGAGAGACTGCACGAATACCTCGCCAACCGCGGCGTGCCGGGGATCGCAGGCGTCGATACACGCGCCCTCACGCGACGCCTGCGCTCCGCCGGCGTCATGATGGGCACCCTCACCTCGGGCGACCCGGCGGCTGCGCTGGCCCGCCTGCGCGACCTGCCGCGCTACGGCTCCGTCGACCTCGTCCCTCAGGTCAGTTCGCCGCGGCCGTTCGCATGGCCGCCGGAGGGCGTCTACGCGCCACCGCCGCGGGACCCCGCCCTGTATCATCGCATCGTTGTCGTCGACCTCGGCGTGAAGTACAACATCATGCGCTCGCTGCGCGTGCTGGGCTGTGACGTCATGGCCATGCCGGCGAAGTCGTCCGCCGAGTCCATCCTTGCCCTGCGTCCGGACGGCGTCGTGCTCTCGCCGGGCCCCGGTGACCCGGCGCTGCTCGACTATGCCGCCGAGACCGTGAAGGGCCTTCTGGGCCGGACGCCGCTCATGGGCATCTGCCTCGGCCACCAGGTCGCCGGCGTTGCGCTTGGCGCGAAGTGCTACAAGCTGAAGTTCGGGCACCGGGGCGCGAACCACCCCGTCCGGGAGTACAGCACGGGCAGGGTGCACATCACCTCCCAGAACCACGGTTACGCCGTCGATGGCGATGGCCTGCCGTCGTCCGTGGAGGTCAGTCATGTACACCTCAACGACGGCACAGTGGAGGGGATGGTGCACAGGGAAGTCCCCATGCTCACGATTCAGTATCATTCAGAGGCCTCGCCCGGCCCCCTGGACAACATGTACTTGTTCGAGCGCTTCATTCAGCTGGTTGCGGCTGAGAAAGGACGCTAGCCATGGTCGAACCGCGCGTACGGAGAGCGACAGAGGACGACGCCGAGGGCATCAGCGCCGTCATCGCGGAGATCCTGAAGGACCCGGAACCAGTTGCCCTGCGCGAGCCCCTCTCGCCGGAGCAGGTGGTCCGCTGGATGGACCGTCTCGGGGACAATGGCGGCCTCTTCGTCTGCGAGGTCGAGGGTGACGTGGTTGGCTTCTCGGCCCTCGACTACAACACTGAGGAGCCGGACACAGCGACCCTTGGCGTATGGCTGCTAGCACCGCACCGCAAGAAGGGCTACGGCACGCTGCTGGCCGAGAGGGCGTTGGAGCACGCGCGGGAGAAGGGCTACAAGCGCATCCGTGGCCGCCTGCCCCAGAACAACGAAGTGGCTCTGAGCTTCCTGTCGAGCATCGGCGCGCTCGTGCCGCTGTACAACCCGGAGGCGCGCTTCGAGCTGCCACTGTGATGCTGACGCTTCATAGCATCAGATCTTGATGAGTGTCGTCCGAAATATGACCAGGCCTTCTAAAGTCCTCATCATCGGCTCGGGGCCGATCATCATCGGCCAGGCGGCGGAGTTCGACTACTCCGGCTCCCAGGCTTGCCGCTCCCTGCGCGAAGAAGGCATCAAGACCGTCCTGGTCAACTCCAACCCGGCCACGATCATGACCGACGAGGACATCGCCGACGTCGTCTACATCGAGCCCCTGACGGTCGAGGTCATCCGCCGCATCATCGAGCGCGAGCGGCCGGATGGCCTCCTGCCCACCCTCGGCGGCCAGACCGGCCTCAACCTCGCCGTTGCCCTCGTGGACGCAGGTGTCCTCGAGCGCTATGACGTGCGCCTCCTGGGGACGCAGGTCGACACGATCCGCAAGGCGGAGGACAGGGAGCTCTTCAAACAGTTGCTGCGCGACATCGGCGAGCCGGTGCCGGACAGCGAGACCGTGACGACGCTCGAAGAGGCGGAGCGCGTGCGTGCGCGCATCGGCCTGCCCCTAGTGGTCCGTCCCGCGTACACCCTTGGTGGCACCGGCGGCGGCGTCGCCTTCACGCCGGAGCAGTATCAGCGCATCATCGAGAGCGGCCTGGCGGCCAGCCCGATTCACCAGGTCCTGGTGGAGCGCAGCCTGCTCGGTTGGAAGGAAATCGAGTACGAGGTGATGCGCGACTCCGCCGACAACTGCATCACCGTCTGCAACATGGAGAACCTGGACCCGATGGGCGTCCACACCGGCGACAGCATCGTCGTCGCGCCCAGTCAGACGCTGACCGACAAGGAGTACCAGATGCTCCGTTCGGCAGCGCTCAAGATAATCCGAGCCCTGAAGATCGAGGGGGGCTGCAACATCCAGTTCGCTCTCGCGCCCCGGCCGGACGTCGTCCCCTGGGCCTGGCCGGACGGCACAGATGCTCGGCCCCGCGACCGGCTCGACCTGCCGCCTTACTACGTCATCGAGGTCAATCCCCGCGTCTCGAGAAG includes:
- a CDS encoding GNAT family N-acetyltransferase, with amino-acid sequence MVEPRVRRATEDDAEGISAVIAEILKDPEPVALREPLSPEQVVRWMDRLGDNGGLFVCEVEGDVVGFSALDYNTEEPDTATLGVWLLAPHRKKGYGTLLAERALEHAREKGYKRIRGRLPQNNEVALSFLSSIGALVPLYNPEARFELPL
- the carA gene encoding glutamine-hydrolyzing carbamoyl-phosphate synthase small subunit, whose amino-acid sequence is MPEPAFLVLEDGTVYEGRAFGAAAEATGEVVFNTSMTGYQEALTDPSYAGQILVMTYPIQGNYGTNARDDESRRVQVNAFVVREYCEAPSHRLLTERLHEYLANRGVPGIAGVDTRALTRRLRSAGVMMGTLTSGDPAAALARLRDLPRYGSVDLVPQVSSPRPFAWPPEGVYAPPPRDPALYHRIVVVDLGVKYNIMRSLRVLGCDVMAMPAKSSAESILALRPDGVVLSPGPGDPALLDYAAETVKGLLGRTPLMGICLGHQVAGVALGAKCYKLKFGHRGANHPVREYSTGRVHITSQNHGYAVDGDGLPSSVEVSHVHLNDGTVEGMVHREVPMLTIQYHSEASPGPLDNMYLFERFIQLVAAEKGR
- a CDS encoding aspartate carbamoyltransferase catalytic subunit; the protein is MLNLFGRSIVSVDDLSNEEIEEIFLLADQIRDSRDSFMDRLRGRIMATLFYEPSTRTRLSFESSMQRLGGGVISAWDMAASSVSKGETLADTVRVVGKYADVLVLRHSSEGAARYASELAGVPVVNAGDGAHEHPTQTLCDLYTLRSKHGHLAGLKVAICGDLQYGRTIHSLIYALARFGASVILLPGGDRELPEHLHRKLSRDYGVDLMKAKIGMLRALYGGEDAEVGPENMVDAVYVTPTQSHQLSLLTEDEVRINFQGVQLYITRAQKERWAAGEQAPPLYPKVNARVLSLPEFKDTSILHPLPRVDEISPEVDEDPRSLYFQQAANGIPIRMALLLGILGQPATAAARPPEKYQLHSARGGTRCENQACVTRTENVPVARFRLIPETDGYRLRCAYCDSDFLATYYGNTQSKVFHSVRELAREAPSREHVVFFKSEADALEAGFRPASPHTRRAPSKDAVWPPLLKKPAVSGARPSKRHQVVSV
- a CDS encoding dihydroorotase; its protein translation is MLSGDLLICGGRVLDPAASLDLEAGCVLVSEGRVIRVAPSLEAKGARVLDARGMVVAPGFVDLHTHLREPGFEYKETIETGTQAAARGGFTTVCAMPNTQPPLDSRETVDFVRKRAAERGLVRVLPIGCVTKGRVGVELADLAELAAAGCVAFSDDGSPVADAGLMRRALEAARDLGLAIIDHCEAPAMSGGSMHEGWVSARLGLKGIPAASEETTVARDIALARETGSHVHIAHVSTAGSVALVREAKARGVRVTAEVTPHHLTLTHEAVLRQDVGAEPPYDTNAKMYPPLRSAEDVAACVAGLLDGTIDAIATDHAPHAQGDKSCSFEAAAFGMVGLETALALVLTRAPSIGLVRAVEALTIGPVRALGLDRFVPGAGTLRPGAPADIVVFDPAAEWQVRPGDFASRGKNTPLAGATLRGLVVATIFGGTVVFAREGVEV
- the pyrR gene encoding bifunctional pyr operon transcriptional regulator/uracil phosphoribosyltransferase PyrR, which translates into the protein MPERVLLTADDMRRALVRMAHQILEANRGSANLLLVGMRTRGVPLARRLGALISQIEGSDVETAELDITSYRDDRPRTGAANGSALTPPLDPTGKKVVLVDDVLFTGRSIRAAMDAIMDLGRPERIQLAVLVDRGHRELPIRPDYVGKNVPTASHERIQVHLVETDGCDETLIANGAIAPRTELAAK
- a CDS encoding DNA alkylation repair protein; this translates as MTAAPSFDVRGEVALLTAALKGRADPSYEWGMRRTVPSQQPAHAVRVPEVRRVAAAWAREHRSLPAGAFTALAQALWDTGWREERLLAVYLLSRRKAVMETLPWDTIEAWAAGIDNWEHVDNLAGLTGRMLVTRPELIDRVMALAASDHVWKRRLAIVTLIEAARDDPAWLPHLRAVAEGLRGDRGPTMRKALDWARRAAKKVEAKGA